One segment of Thermodesulfovibrionales bacterium DNA contains the following:
- a CDS encoding carbohydrate porin, translating into MPLVTRSALSFLLIVCFTFGLAVAAAAQEEAASSQESRNLAQDQGTAPYRSLRCATPANPQGLHFECVGKPFDALTETLTKDFGEYRTALAKLGITATHSYTAQFMGSVSGGRSQGFTYAGTLVDLVSWDLNKFLGAPGLSFNVGASYASGRDLSMEHIGNVFMVQSAFNGKGNVNLQQMYLQQQFLSGALTVALGRLAPANTFATMPVLNNYLSGGISSVPASLGINDSAFALSPPGVEWGAQVIYNFTPIIQVGAGMFNTNPSAAAGKDNGVNFAFQQGNTGVLTVAQASYLHNQAPGNAGLPGEYTIGGLYNSNNFSSLSSPSGSVSNNYSLYAMFQQMVYRDPGPGGQKGLTVWGEAAISPKPSVSSMPYFLGGGLSYQGLIPGRGSDLASIGALYGSFSGYIPQTSGEAVIEVNYQITLTPWLSITPDFQYVMKPSGNSAIRNAAALGFQLAVTF; encoded by the coding sequence ATGCCCCTTGTCACTCGCAGCGCTCTATCGTTTCTCTTGATCGTTTGTTTTACCTTCGGCCTTGCGGTCGCCGCGGCGGCCCAGGAAGAGGCCGCTTCTTCTCAAGAATCGAGGAATCTTGCCCAGGATCAGGGGACGGCCCCATACCGATCCCTTCGCTGCGCCACACCGGCCAATCCGCAAGGTCTGCATTTTGAGTGCGTGGGGAAGCCCTTTGACGCCCTCACGGAAACATTGACAAAGGATTTCGGGGAGTATCGAACGGCGCTGGCGAAACTCGGGATAACAGCGACGCATTCTTACACTGCGCAGTTCATGGGCAGCGTCAGCGGCGGTCGGAGTCAGGGGTTCACCTATGCCGGCACACTGGTGGACCTGGTCTCATGGGATCTGAACAAGTTTCTGGGCGCGCCGGGCCTTTCCTTCAATGTTGGGGCGAGTTATGCCTCGGGCAGAGACCTGTCGATGGAACATATCGGCAACGTCTTTATGGTCCAGAGTGCGTTCAACGGTAAGGGAAACGTCAATCTGCAGCAGATGTACCTGCAGCAGCAATTTCTCAGTGGCGCCCTCACTGTTGCCCTTGGCCGCCTGGCCCCCGCCAATACCTTTGCAACAATGCCGGTACTGAACAACTATCTCAGCGGGGGCATCAGCTCCGTCCCCGCCTCTCTCGGCATCAACGACTCGGCGTTTGCGCTCAGCCCCCCGGGTGTGGAGTGGGGCGCCCAGGTGATTTATAACTTTACCCCTATTATTCAAGTTGGTGCCGGCATGTTTAATACGAATCCCTCTGCCGCAGCAGGGAAAGATAACGGGGTCAACTTCGCCTTTCAGCAGGGCAATACCGGTGTGCTGACCGTTGCGCAGGCCAGCTACTTGCACAATCAGGCCCCCGGAAATGCCGGTCTGCCCGGAGAATACACTATCGGCGGTCTCTACAACAGCAACAATTTCAGCAGTCTGAGCAGTCCCTCCGGCAGCGTGAGCAATAACTACAGTCTGTATGCGATGTTCCAGCAGATGGTCTATCGGGATCCAGGGCCGGGCGGTCAGAAAGGCCTGACAGTGTGGGGCGAGGCCGCCATATCTCCGAAACCGAGCGTGAGCAGCATGCCCTATTTCCTCGGCGGCGGCCTGAGCTACCAGGGTCTCATCCCTGGCCGGGGGAGTGACCTCGCCTCGATCGGGGCGCTGTATGGGAGTTTCAGCGGATACATACCACAGACGTCGGGTGAGGCGGTGATCGAGGTCAACTACCAGATAACCTTGACCCCATGGCTCTCCATCACGCCCGATTTTCAGTACGTAATGAAACCGAGCGGCAATAGCGCTATCAGAAATGCCGCAGCCCTGGGCTTCCAATTGGCGGTGACGTTTTAG